A DNA window from Tachysurus vachellii isolate PV-2020 chromosome 20, HZAU_Pvac_v1, whole genome shotgun sequence contains the following coding sequences:
- the psmg1 gene encoding proteasome assembly chaperone 1, translated as MATFFGEVLSVYSRAVEEDDYDGAEEENEEDLQIRREIEEKREVHTRWCPEVSKAVESNDKLQCSDLIIAVGPNAAGFVSAYILSSEGWMQVGWVSLWNERSRGSTRPDKAPLPEEPGCIFYQQKSCPSVLICQCTCYIAEDQLFQWAEKVLGNMQSRGLTVTVLSDSPVAEYKTPHYVNGAPFLRALKTSTFTHNLPCPLLEQPNIITGLPAAVLNQCQVQHIPAVLFQCFSDVLHPDSVTMETFKPALSCFSTRVKLETSPKMEILQKLTMVNDAHSNLYT; from the exons ATGGCAACATTTTTTGGTGAGGTTTTATCTGTGTACTCAAGAGCAGTGGAAGAAGATGATTACGATGGAGCGGAAGAAGAAAACGAAGAGGATTTACAAATACGTCGGGAAATAGAAGAGAAAAG AGAGGTTCATACCAGATGGTGTCCAGAGGTTTCCAAAGCAGTAGAGAGCAATGATAAGCTCCAGTGCTCTGATCTGATCATAGCAGTGGGACCAAATGCTGCAG GTTTTGTCTCTGCATACATTCTTAGCTCTGAGGGCTGGATGCAGGTTGGGTGggtgtctctgtggaatgaaaGGAGTCGTGGTTCCACTCGGCCGGACAAGGCTCCCCTCCCTGAAGAACCTGGCTGTATTTTCTACCAGCAGAAGAGCTGTCCGTCT GTTCTTATCTGCCAGTGTACATGCTATATTGCAGAAGATCAGCTGTTCCAATGGGCTGAAAAG GTTTTGGGCAACATGCAGAGCAGAGGACTGACTGTGACGGTGTTGTCCGATTCTCCAGTCGCCGAGTACAAAACTCCACATTACGTGAATGGTGCTCCATTCTTACGTGCTCTAAAGActagcacatttacacacaacttgCCTTGCCCTCTACTGGAACAGCCCAATATCATCACAGGCCTTCCTGCTGCCG TGCTGAATCAGTGTCAGGTTCAGCACATACCAGCTGTGCTCTTCCAGTGCTTTAGTGATGTCCTCCATCCCGACTCTGTCACTATGGAAACCTTTAAACCCGCCTTGTCATGTTTCAGCACACGGGTGAAG ctGGAAACAAGTCCAAAAATGGAAATACTGCAGAAATTAACCATGGTTAATGATGCACACAGCAATCTTTACACATAG